A genomic window from Sanguibacter antarcticus includes:
- a CDS encoding metal-sensitive transcriptional regulator, with amino-acid sequence MAGYSGSKDDYLKRLRRVEGQVRGIARMVDEDTYCIDVLTQVAAVTKALQAVSLGLVEDHLGHCVVHAAQSSDEEGQEKVREAADAIARLVRS; translated from the coding sequence ATGGCCGGGTACAGCGGCTCGAAAGACGACTATCTCAAGCGGCTGCGTCGCGTCGAGGGCCAGGTGCGCGGCATCGCCCGCATGGTCGACGAAGACACGTACTGCATCGACGTGCTCACACAGGTCGCTGCGGTGACCAAGGCCCTCCAGGCGGTCAGCCTCGGCCTCGTCGAGGACCATCTGGGCCACTGCGTGGTCCACGCCGCGCAGTCGTCCGACGAAGAAGGTCAAGAGAAGGTCCGCGAGGCCGCGGACGCGATCGCTCGCCTCGTCAGGAGCTGA
- a CDS encoding septum formation family protein, whose product MRAPTRSFGGVITLAAALALTGCSAIDDLVGNDEPERDDAGEIVEAAELDVFSLLVGDCVNSADLADTVETVPTVPCSEPHDSEAFAVMDLPAGDFPGNDAIDIAADDFCYDEFTAFVGIAWDDSTLDYFPLTPLEEGWNQLDDRQVLCFVFDGEGGVVGTLKDAAR is encoded by the coding sequence ATGCGCGCTCCAACCCGCTCCTTCGGCGGTGTCATCACCCTTGCCGCGGCACTCGCCCTCACCGGGTGCTCCGCCATCGACGACCTCGTCGGGAACGACGAGCCCGAGCGAGACGACGCCGGTGAGATCGTCGAAGCCGCGGAGCTCGACGTGTTCTCGCTGCTCGTTGGCGACTGCGTGAACTCTGCGGACCTCGCCGACACGGTCGAGACCGTCCCGACGGTCCCGTGCAGCGAGCCCCACGACAGCGAGGCGTTCGCGGTGATGGACCTGCCCGCAGGGGACTTCCCCGGCAACGACGCCATCGACATCGCGGCCGACGACTTCTGCTACGACGAGTTCACGGCGTTCGTCGGGATCGCGTGGGACGACTCCACCCTCGACTACTTCCCCCTCACCCCGCTCGAGGAGGGCTGGAACCAGCTCGACGACCGCCAGGTCCTCTGCTTCGTCTTCGACGGCGAGGGCGGCGTCGTCGGGACGCTCAAGGACGCCGCGCGCTGA
- a CDS encoding heavy-metal-associated domain-containing protein, with the protein MTVITTLDVSGMTCGHCVSAVTNELETVDGVERVSVELRTEGASEVTVLSHEPLDESALRAAIVEAGYEASRIEVDTEGLASQAAEQHKHQEEYRAQHPLT; encoded by the coding sequence ATGACTGTCATCACCACCCTCGACGTCAGCGGCATGACGTGCGGCCACTGCGTCTCAGCGGTCACCAACGAGCTCGAGACCGTCGACGGTGTCGAGCGGGTCAGCGTCGAGCTGCGCACGGAGGGAGCCTCCGAGGTGACGGTGCTCTCCCACGAGCCCCTCGACGAGTCGGCGCTGCGTGCCGCGATCGTCGAGGCAGGCTACGAGGCGAGCCGCATCGAGGTCGACACCGAGGGCCTCGCGTCCCAGGCGGCGGAGCAGCACAAGCACCAGGAGGAGTACCGCGCGCAGCACCCGTTGACCTGA
- a CDS encoding heavy metal translocating P-type ATPase — protein sequence MTCASCVARVEKKLNQVAGVEATVNLPLESAHVTVHGSVDDHDLLAAVERAGYTARITGRRAPRTSGSDPSSPADRSDTEMALSGHSMAEGHTMGEDDDTSAPTPDRGTYLRRRLVVAATLAVPVVALSMIVALRFPGWQWVVAALSMPVVTWAALPFHRAAFRAARHGSSTMDTLVSVGVVAATAWSLWALLLGGSGAVDAQGMAALESGDLPELYFEVATVVTAFLLAGRYAEHRSRRSAGDALRSLLDLGAKNATLVVDEGGRRVERTVPAASLLVDDLFTVKPGEKVATDGVVVEGSSAIDASLLTGEPVPVEVGPGDPVTGATVNTSGHLLVRATRVGEETTLAQIGQLVARAQTGKAPVQRLADRISAVFVPIVFVLAVATFVGWMVWGPSAESAFTAAVAVLIIACPCALGLATPTALLVGTGRGAQLGVLIKGPEILESTRRVDTIVLDKTGTVTQGRMVVENVVGDPQTLRLAGALEALSEHPIARAIASAADAAAATDTAATAATAAAAGTDAIAPETGDDGIEIGSDQALDFRSAPGGGVSGVVRVAHSGVAMSSRVLVGRPTWLAEEGVAFDAADPATASLVTAFTTAEGSGATAVVVAWNGAARGVVVLRDPVKESSAEAIAQLTALGLRPVLLTGDNAGAARVAAASVGIPAHDVIAHVLPHEKVDVIERLRAEGATVAMVGDGVNDAAALAAADLGLAMGTGTDVAMEASDITLVRGDLRSAATAIRLSRATLRIIKQNLFWAFAYNVAAIPLAASGLLNPMIAGAAMAASSVIVVSNSLRLRTAAS from the coding sequence ATGACCTGCGCGTCGTGCGTCGCCCGCGTCGAGAAGAAGCTCAACCAGGTCGCTGGGGTCGAGGCCACCGTCAACCTCCCCCTCGAGAGCGCACACGTCACCGTCCACGGCAGCGTCGACGACCACGACCTCCTCGCAGCGGTCGAGCGAGCCGGGTACACCGCACGCATCACCGGTCGCCGCGCCCCGCGAACCTCCGGGTCCGACCCGTCGAGCCCCGCAGACCGCTCCGACACCGAGATGGCGCTCTCCGGGCACTCGATGGCCGAGGGCCACACCATGGGCGAGGACGACGACACCTCCGCGCCCACCCCCGACCGAGGCACCTACCTGCGACGCAGGCTCGTCGTCGCCGCGACGCTCGCGGTCCCCGTCGTCGCCCTGTCGATGATCGTCGCCCTCCGCTTCCCCGGCTGGCAGTGGGTCGTCGCCGCTCTCTCCATGCCCGTCGTCACCTGGGCTGCTCTCCCGTTCCACCGGGCCGCGTTCCGCGCCGCCCGCCACGGCTCCTCCACCATGGACACGCTCGTCTCGGTCGGCGTCGTCGCCGCCACCGCATGGTCGCTGTGGGCGCTCCTGCTGGGCGGCTCCGGGGCTGTCGACGCCCAGGGGATGGCCGCACTGGAGTCGGGCGACCTGCCGGAGCTCTACTTCGAGGTCGCGACCGTCGTCACCGCGTTCCTCCTCGCAGGCCGCTACGCGGAGCACCGCTCCCGACGCAGCGCCGGCGACGCCCTGCGCTCTCTCCTCGACCTCGGCGCCAAGAACGCGACCCTCGTCGTCGACGAGGGCGGCCGACGGGTCGAGCGGACCGTTCCCGCCGCCTCGCTCCTCGTCGACGACCTCTTCACCGTCAAGCCTGGCGAGAAGGTCGCCACAGACGGCGTCGTCGTCGAAGGATCGAGCGCCATCGACGCGTCCCTCCTCACCGGCGAGCCCGTCCCGGTCGAGGTCGGCCCCGGAGACCCCGTCACGGGCGCGACCGTCAACACCTCCGGCCATCTGCTCGTCCGCGCGACCCGCGTCGGCGAAGAGACCACGCTCGCGCAGATCGGTCAGCTCGTCGCCCGCGCACAGACCGGCAAGGCCCCCGTGCAGCGCCTCGCCGACCGCATCTCTGCGGTGTTCGTCCCCATCGTCTTCGTCTTGGCCGTCGCCACGTTCGTCGGCTGGATGGTGTGGGGCCCGTCCGCGGAGTCCGCGTTCACCGCGGCCGTCGCCGTCCTCATCATCGCGTGCCCCTGCGCCCTCGGTCTCGCCACACCCACCGCGCTCCTCGTGGGCACCGGCCGCGGCGCGCAGCTCGGCGTGCTCATCAAGGGCCCGGAGATCCTCGAGTCGACCCGCCGCGTCGACACGATCGTGCTCGACAAGACCGGCACGGTCACGCAGGGCCGGATGGTCGTCGAGAACGTCGTCGGCGACCCGCAGACGCTGCGCCTCGCCGGCGCTCTCGAAGCACTGAGCGAGCACCCCATCGCCCGAGCGATCGCGTCAGCAGCCGACGCCGCCGCCGCGACCGACACCGCAGCGACCGCTGCGACCGCGGCCGCCGCCGGCACGGACGCCATCGCGCCCGAGACCGGCGACGACGGCATCGAGATCGGGTCCGACCAGGCGCTCGACTTCCGCAGCGCACCCGGCGGCGGAGTCTCCGGCGTCGTCCGTGTCGCCCACTCCGGGGTCGCGATGTCCTCCCGGGTCCTCGTCGGACGCCCGACGTGGCTCGCCGAGGAAGGCGTCGCCTTCGACGCCGCCGACCCCGCGACCGCGAGCCTCGTCACAGCATTCACGACGGCGGAGGGCTCCGGCGCCACCGCCGTGGTCGTCGCCTGGAACGGTGCAGCACGCGGTGTCGTCGTGCTGCGCGACCCGGTGAAAGAGTCGTCGGCCGAAGCCATCGCCCAGCTCACCGCCCTCGGCCTCCGTCCGGTCCTCCTCACCGGCGACAACGCCGGAGCCGCCCGCGTGGCAGCCGCGTCCGTCGGCATCCCCGCGCACGACGTCATCGCCCACGTCCTGCCCCACGAGAAGGTCGACGTGATCGAGCGCCTGCGCGCCGAAGGCGCCACGGTCGCGATGGTGGGCGACGGCGTCAACGACGCCGCAGCGCTCGCTGCCGCCGACCTCGGACTCGCGATGGGCACGGGGACCGACGTCGCCATGGAAGCGAGCGACATCACGCTCGTCCGCGGGGACCTGCGCAGCGCAGCCACCGCCATCCGCCTGTCGCGCGCGACGCTCCGCATCATCAAGCAGAACCTCTTCTGGGCGTTCGCCTACAACGTCGCAGCGATCCCGCTCGCGGCGTCCGGGCTGCTCAACCCGATGATCGCGGGCGCAGCGATGGCGGCCAGCTCCGTCATCGTCGTGAGCAACTCCCTCCGGCTGCGCACAGCAGCCAGCTAG
- a CDS encoding GNAT family N-acetyltransferase encodes MSAQTSVGIGPVTLRGRLVVLEPLAAEHHDGLVEAARDGELWRLWYTSVPTPEQMGAEIDQRLSAQASGSMLPFTARLRDQQTGGPGRIIGMTTYMNIDAATPRLEIGSTWNAASAHGTGTNAESKLLLLGHAFETLGCPAVELRTHSLNMQSREAIERLGAKQDGILRSHARTRDGLLRDTVVYSILEHEWPAVRRGLEFRLSRRPDAGGPGAPARGPGAPTE; translated from the coding sequence ATGAGCGCTCAGACGTCGGTCGGCATCGGGCCGGTGACGCTGAGAGGTCGGCTCGTCGTTCTCGAGCCGCTCGCAGCCGAGCACCATGACGGTCTCGTCGAGGCGGCCCGCGACGGTGAGCTCTGGCGCCTCTGGTACACCTCCGTGCCCACGCCGGAGCAGATGGGCGCGGAGATCGACCAGCGGCTGTCGGCCCAGGCGTCCGGCTCGATGCTCCCGTTCACCGCACGCCTGCGCGATCAGCAGACCGGTGGCCCCGGACGCATCATCGGGATGACCACCTACATGAACATCGACGCTGCGACGCCGCGCCTCGAGATCGGCTCGACGTGGAACGCGGCCTCCGCCCACGGGACGGGGACCAACGCTGAGTCGAAGCTCCTGCTCCTCGGTCATGCGTTCGAGACGTTGGGCTGCCCTGCGGTCGAGCTCCGCACGCACTCGCTCAACATGCAGTCGCGCGAGGCGATCGAGCGGCTCGGTGCCAAGCAGGACGGGATCCTGCGGAGCCATGCACGCACTCGCGACGGGCTGCTGCGGGACACGGTCGTGTACTCGATCCTCGAGCACGAGTGGCCGGCGGTGCGCCGCGGACTGGAGTTCCGGCTGTCCCGGCGCCCCGACGCGGGTGGACCCGGAGCCCCCGCGCGTGGACCAGGCGCCCCGACGGAGTAG